The Thermoflavifilum sp. genome contains a region encoding:
- the gldF gene encoding gliding motility-associated ABC transporter permease subunit GldF has translation MHGCFSAMRAILVKEINQFLSHLVGYISLIIFWVVCTLFLFIFPDTSLLNAGYATLDELFILAPWFFLFFIPALTMRSFAEEYRSGTMELLFTKPLTHAQIILGKYLACVVLMIIALLPTLMYAFTIRHFTDPGVSLDWGGIVGSYIGLILLGSAFTAIGIWTSSLTANTVVAFLLALFVGFLFYFGFDALSRLPAWQGTLDYYVQMIGIQFHYQSISRGVVDTRDVIYFLSVIFFFLYLTALNLKYRFTELHG, from the coding sequence TTGCATGGCTGTTTTAGCGCTATGCGAGCCATTCTGGTCAAAGAAATCAACCAGTTTTTAAGCCATCTGGTCGGTTATATTTCGCTGATCATCTTCTGGGTGGTATGTACACTGTTTTTATTCATATTTCCCGACACCAGTCTGCTGAATGCAGGCTACGCCACACTGGATGAACTGTTCATCCTGGCGCCCTGGTTTTTTTTGTTTTTCATACCTGCACTCACCATGCGCAGCTTTGCAGAAGAATATCGGAGTGGCACCATGGAATTGCTGTTCACCAAACCGCTCACCCATGCGCAAATCATCCTGGGTAAATACCTGGCCTGTGTGGTGCTGATGATCATCGCGCTCTTGCCCACGCTCATGTATGCCTTCACCATCAGGCATTTTACTGATCCGGGCGTTTCACTCGACTGGGGCGGCATTGTGGGTTCATATATTGGATTGATTTTGCTGGGTAGCGCCTTCACCGCAATCGGAATCTGGACTTCATCACTTACGGCTAATACAGTGGTGGCTTTTCTGCTGGCTTTATTTGTAGGTTTCTTGTTTTATTTCGGCTTCGATGCACTCAGCCGTTTGCCGGCCTGGCAGGGTACACTGGATTATTATGTGCAGATGATCGGTATTCAATTTCATTACCAATCCATCAGTCGGGGCGTTGTCGATACCCGTGATGTGATCTATTTTCTCAGTGTGATTTTCTTTTTTTTATACCTGACCGCACTGAATCTGAAATATCGATTCACGGAATTGCATGGATGA
- the gldG gene encoding gliding motility-associated ABC transporter substrate-binding protein GldG — translation MQKTSSSPIWKKYLIRAAGVLLLLVILNVASAYIHTRWDLTAEKRFTLSPSTIQLLKHVHEPIQIQIYLSGKLPAGFRHLAESIRDLLNNFRNYAGPYIQFRFIDPASFPDSARSKLYDSLVARGIHPYNLQVQLSAAEGYSEKLIFPGAIVKNNRQERTIDLLESKMSDNTLASLNNAEALLEYKFANAIYHLQQTHPPLIGYMLGNGEPLDPRVNDALSILSRNYLIDTIPLDRYPYIPQDFKAVVFIKPELPFTTQEKLKIDQYLMHGGKILWFLDDLNASMDSLTNKNSFIAFDKNLHLEDLLFTYGVRINPDLIQDLQCDMIPLVVGSAGNQPQIQLVPWPYFPLLTPTENSPIVKNINPVLGHFVNSLDTVGTPGIRKTILLTSSAYSRITGSPVKVSWNDARIKPDPALFQHPFIPAAVLLEGRFRSMFMNRLDQQTIDSLNRVFPQPIADSSVPTAMIVVSDGDIAMNAISAKEGPLPMGNNAYTHVQYANPQFFANCLEYLTDTSGIMQSRNKTFILRQMNTTRIEQQKNLWQLLNLIIPVAFGVLMGWIFQIFRKKSYFTSI, via the coding sequence ATGCAAAAAACATCTTCATCGCCGATCTGGAAAAAATATCTGATAAGGGCTGCCGGCGTGCTGCTGTTGCTTGTAATCCTGAATGTAGCATCGGCTTATATCCACACACGCTGGGATTTAACAGCCGAAAAACGATTCACCCTTTCGCCGTCAACCATACAACTGCTGAAGCATGTGCACGAACCTATCCAGATTCAGATTTACCTGAGTGGCAAACTGCCTGCAGGCTTTCGTCATCTGGCAGAAAGTATCCGCGATTTGTTAAATAATTTTCGTAACTACGCCGGTCCTTATATTCAATTTCGCTTCATTGATCCCGCGTCGTTTCCGGATTCTGCCCGATCGAAATTATACGATTCGTTGGTTGCCAGGGGCATCCATCCCTATAACCTGCAGGTACAGCTCAGCGCCGCGGAAGGATATTCAGAAAAGCTCATTTTCCCGGGTGCTATTGTGAAAAATAATCGTCAGGAGCGAACAATCGATCTGCTCGAAAGCAAAATGTCGGATAATACGCTCGCTTCTTTGAATAATGCCGAGGCATTGCTGGAGTACAAATTTGCAAATGCTATTTATCACCTGCAACAAACACATCCGCCGTTGATCGGTTACATGCTGGGCAATGGCGAACCACTCGACCCCCGCGTGAATGATGCCCTCAGCATTTTATCAAGAAATTATCTCATTGATACCATACCCCTGGATCGCTATCCCTATATTCCACAGGACTTTAAAGCCGTCGTATTCATTAAACCTGAGCTACCCTTTACCACGCAGGAAAAACTGAAGATTGACCAGTATCTGATGCATGGCGGTAAAATACTCTGGTTCCTGGATGATTTAAATGCATCGATGGACAGTCTGACCAACAAGAATAGCTTTATCGCTTTTGATAAAAATCTGCATCTGGAAGATTTATTGTTTACTTACGGTGTACGTATAAATCCCGATCTGATACAGGACCTGCAATGTGATATGATTCCGCTGGTGGTGGGGAGTGCGGGTAATCAGCCGCAAATACAGCTGGTGCCCTGGCCTTATTTTCCTTTGCTCACGCCCACAGAAAATAGTCCTATCGTAAAAAATATCAATCCTGTGCTGGGGCATTTTGTGAATAGCCTGGATACAGTAGGCACGCCGGGTATACGCAAAACCATTTTACTTACTTCATCGGCTTACAGTCGCATCACAGGCTCACCGGTAAAGGTTTCCTGGAACGATGCGCGCATCAAGCCTGATCCTGCTTTATTCCAGCATCCGTTTATACCCGCCGCCGTGCTGTTGGAGGGCCGTTTTCGATCGATGTTTATGAATCGTCTTGATCAGCAAACCATAGATAGCCTGAACCGGGTGTTTCCGCAACCCATAGCCGACAGCAGTGTACCCACGGCCATGATTGTGGTAAGTGATGGTGATATAGCCATGAATGCGATTTCGGCTAAAGAAGGACCACTGCCCATGGGCAACAACGCATATACACATGTGCAATATGCCAATCCACAGTTTTTTGCCAATTGCCTGGAATACCTTACCGATACCAGCGGCATCATGCAAAGCCGGAATAAAACATTCATACTCCGCCAGATGAATACCACACGCATTGAACAACAAAAAAACCTCTGGCAGCTACTTAATTTGATTATCCCTGTTGCTTTTGGGGTTTTAATGGGATGGATATTTCAGATATTTCGGAAAAAATCTTACTTCACAAGCATCTGA
- a CDS encoding bifunctional UDP-N-acetylmuramoyl-tripeptide:D-alanyl-D-alanine ligase/alanine racemase translates to MPAYSLEQIAAITGGTCIGQTDARNLITRLCIDSRSIVDAAHALFIALKGITRDGHDFIDEAYSKGIRYFLISKAISSARFPDATFVQVTDTLLALQQLAAYHRSRFQIPVIGITGSNGKTIVKEWLFQLLAKDYYIVRSPKSYNSQIGVPLSVWQMEDMHQLAIFEAGISRKGEMEKLASIIRPTMGIFTNIGDAHQEGFSSIEQKVEEKMLLFTDVQLLIYRKDYPWIRQAVIDLQKRRKAAQKPIEIFDWSTHEEARLQVIAISRRQTHIQVDIRYQQSIHALQIPFTDEGSFENVLHGVCLMCWMGYDWDTIQERVSRLQPVEMRLSLKHGIHGCIVINDSYNSDLHSLTIALDFLQQQSTGLKKTLILSDVLQSGRSEQDLYQQIADLIRQKGVERFIGIGPQLMKNQHFFEGIPGLRCRFYPGTAAFMKDFSPDDFQQEAVLLKGARIFAFEQISRLLEQRLHETILEINLQAIVHNLKLFQRLLKPGVQMMAVVKAFSYGSGSVEIASLLAYHGVHYLAVAYADEGIALRKGGIRLPILVMNPEPGSFQAMIQWYLEPEIFTLAQFRQFVREVQQAGKSEFPIHLKLDTGMHRLGFEQAQLPGLIDALQQAHPYIRVASIFSHFAASEDPAHDSFTALQASLFESMSRQLMQALPYRVKRHIGNSAAIHRHPQWQYDMVRLGIGLYGVDGDPEIQHQLQPVATLKTTIAQIKHLMPGESVGYGRAAKVQKPTTIATVRIGYADGYPRRLSHGRAWMLVHGQPAPTIGWICMDMLMLDITAIPNAKEGDEVIVFGEDLPIQQVARWADTIPYEIMTTISQRVKRVYYQE, encoded by the coding sequence ATGCCTGCTTATTCACTCGAGCAAATCGCAGCAATTACTGGCGGGACATGCATCGGTCAGACTGATGCCCGTAACCTCATTACCCGATTATGCATAGACAGCCGGAGCATTGTCGATGCAGCACATGCATTATTCATCGCACTTAAGGGAATAACACGCGATGGACATGATTTTATAGATGAGGCTTACAGCAAGGGTATCCGGTATTTTTTAATCAGCAAGGCTATATCATCAGCAAGATTTCCGGATGCAACATTTGTTCAGGTAACGGATACATTGTTAGCCTTACAACAACTGGCTGCCTATCATCGCAGTCGGTTTCAGATTCCCGTAATCGGCATCACGGGTAGCAACGGGAAAACGATTGTAAAAGAATGGCTATTCCAGTTGCTGGCAAAAGACTATTATATTGTTCGGAGTCCGAAGAGCTATAATTCACAGATTGGCGTGCCGCTTTCAGTGTGGCAAATGGAAGATATGCACCAACTGGCCATTTTCGAAGCAGGCATCTCCCGCAAGGGTGAAATGGAAAAGCTGGCTTCCATTATTCGGCCCACCATGGGCATTTTTACCAATATCGGCGACGCCCATCAGGAAGGGTTTTCCAGCATCGAGCAAAAAGTGGAGGAGAAGATGTTGTTGTTCACAGATGTGCAATTGTTGATTTATCGGAAGGATTATCCATGGATTCGGCAGGCGGTTATAGATTTACAGAAACGCCGAAAAGCAGCTCAAAAACCTATTGAAATATTTGACTGGTCGACACATGAAGAAGCGCGATTACAGGTGATTGCCATATCAAGACGTCAGACCCATATCCAGGTGGACATCCGCTATCAACAAAGCATCCATGCACTGCAAATACCGTTTACCGACGAGGGTTCGTTTGAGAACGTCCTCCATGGCGTATGCCTGATGTGCTGGATGGGATATGATTGGGATACTATACAGGAGCGCGTTTCCCGCCTGCAGCCCGTTGAAATGCGGCTTTCCCTGAAACACGGCATACATGGATGCATCGTCATCAACGACAGCTACAATAGTGACCTGCACTCGCTGACAATAGCGCTGGATTTTTTACAACAGCAATCAACCGGATTAAAAAAAACGCTCATACTGAGCGATGTACTGCAAAGCGGGCGTAGCGAACAGGACCTCTATCAACAGATAGCCGATCTGATACGGCAAAAGGGCGTGGAAAGATTTATCGGGATTGGTCCACAACTGATGAAGAACCAACATTTTTTTGAAGGCATACCCGGCCTCAGATGTCGCTTTTATCCCGGTACTGCTGCATTCATGAAAGATTTTTCGCCCGACGATTTCCAACAAGAAGCTGTTCTGCTGAAAGGCGCCAGAATATTTGCTTTCGAACAAATTAGTCGTCTGCTGGAACAACGGCTGCACGAAACCATTCTTGAAATCAACCTGCAGGCCATTGTGCATAACCTCAAATTGTTTCAACGCTTGCTGAAGCCCGGTGTGCAGATGATGGCGGTGGTGAAGGCCTTTTCCTACGGCAGCGGCAGTGTGGAAATTGCCAGTCTGCTGGCTTATCATGGGGTGCATTACCTGGCCGTAGCCTATGCCGATGAAGGTATTGCGCTGCGCAAGGGTGGCATTCGATTACCCATTCTGGTCATGAATCCCGAGCCGGGAAGTTTTCAGGCTATGATTCAATGGTACCTGGAACCCGAAATTTTCACGCTTGCGCAGTTCAGGCAATTCGTCCGTGAAGTGCAACAGGCCGGCAAATCCGAATTTCCTATTCATCTGAAACTCGATACCGGAATGCACAGGCTGGGGTTTGAGCAAGCCCAGCTGCCCGGACTCATCGATGCATTACAGCAGGCACATCCATATATCCGGGTGGCCAGCATTTTCAGCCATTTTGCGGCCAGCGAAGATCCGGCGCACGACAGCTTCACCGCCCTGCAGGCCAGCTTATTTGAATCCATGAGCCGGCAACTCATGCAGGCCCTGCCCTATCGCGTAAAACGGCATATCGGCAACAGTGCCGCCATCCACCGCCATCCGCAGTGGCAATATGATATGGTGCGACTGGGCATAGGGCTATACGGTGTGGACGGCGATCCTGAAATCCAGCATCAACTGCAGCCAGTAGCAACCCTTAAAACCACCATAGCCCAGATTAAACACCTCATGCCGGGCGAATCGGTTGGCTATGGCAGGGCGGCGAAGGTGCAAAAACCCACTACCATTGCCACTGTACGCATTGGTTATGCCGATGGCTATCCGCGTCGTCTGAGCCATGGCCGTGCGTGGATGCTTGTCCACGGCCAGCCCGCACCAACTATCGGCTGGATCTGTATGGACATGTTGATGCTCGATATCACGGCCATACCCAACGCCAAAGAAGGTGATGAAGTGATTGTGTTCGGCGAAGACCTGCCGATTCAACAGGTGGCTCGATGGGCGGATACCATTCCTTACGAAATCATGACCACCATATCGCAACGCGTCAAAAGGGTATATTATCAGGAATAA
- a CDS encoding T9SS type A sorting domain-containing protein → MDMLLACIIGWGIAMVGHLKPPTIISFSAEYNAAQEVVHLHWTTRNAPSGEKFIIQRSLDSVHFLNIGQTTSMSAQSVQHYYFDDPRPIGSTIYYRIAEQDAAGKLYYTAAAAISRPVTALTIGNLYIDSSRQVHFAVISPQPSIANITLVDLNGKIWQSYLVNLKQGNNLFATDLKHLTPGIYFFQVNDKKGGGSAMLRFAKVNDTTYRL, encoded by the coding sequence ATGGATATGCTTTTAGCCTGCATCATAGGATGGGGAATAGCGATGGTTGGGCATCTAAAACCTCCAACCATCATCAGCTTTTCAGCTGAGTACAATGCCGCGCAGGAAGTGGTGCACCTGCACTGGACCACGCGCAACGCCCCTTCTGGTGAGAAATTTATTATCCAGCGTTCACTGGATAGTGTTCACTTTTTGAACATAGGCCAAACAACCAGCATGAGCGCGCAATCCGTGCAACATTATTATTTTGACGATCCCAGGCCCATCGGCAGCACAATTTACTATCGCATTGCCGAACAGGATGCTGCTGGCAAGCTTTACTATACTGCTGCTGCCGCAATTTCCAGGCCCGTGACGGCATTGACGATCGGTAATTTGTATATCGATAGCAGTCGTCAGGTACATTTTGCCGTCATTTCGCCGCAGCCTTCCATTGCCAATATCACGCTGGTGGACCTGAATGGTAAAATATGGCAGTCCTATCTTGTAAATTTAAAACAGGGCAATAATTTGTTTGCCACTGATTTAAAACATCTTACACCAGGCATTTATTTTTTTCAGGTGAATGATAAAAAGGGTGGAGGCTCCGCCATGCTTCGATTTGCCAAGGTCAACGACACCACCTATCGATTGTGA
- a CDS encoding TerC/Alx family metal homeostasis membrane protein yields MSHTFITYLLFAIVLLFALIFDLGLINKKGKKVTLRMAVWQTVLWVSLSILFGVWVWFENGHELSIEYYSAYLMEWSLSVDNIFVFILIFAAFDIDEKYYGRVLIVGILMAIILRILFIFVGISLVSRFHWILYLFGAFLVYTGLQMFLSREDKAFNADENRIYRFLKSYFPVSDRVDEKGNFFIRESGKRKLSRLGVVVGILAGTDVVFAVDSIPAVLAISQDKLVVYTSNIFAVLGLRSLFFLLQGAVNRFTYLQQGVSVILVFIGLKMLVGLLDIHIPTYVSLLVIVLCISISIGLSMLIARRHKQI; encoded by the coding sequence ATGTCGCATACTTTCATCACGTATCTGCTGTTTGCTATTGTGCTGCTTTTTGCATTGATCTTTGACCTCGGATTGATTAACAAAAAAGGAAAAAAAGTTACACTGCGGATGGCTGTATGGCAAACGGTTTTATGGGTAAGCCTGTCTATACTTTTCGGCGTATGGGTATGGTTTGAAAACGGCCATGAGCTGAGTATTGAATATTATAGCGCTTATTTGATGGAATGGTCGTTATCGGTTGACAATATTTTTGTATTCATTCTCATCTTCGCTGCATTCGATATCGATGAAAAATATTATGGTCGTGTGTTAATCGTGGGCATTTTAATGGCAATTATCCTGCGCATACTTTTCATTTTTGTGGGTATCAGCCTGGTAAGTCGCTTCCACTGGATACTGTATTTGTTTGGTGCTTTTCTGGTATATACCGGCCTGCAGATGTTTTTATCCAGAGAAGATAAAGCATTTAATGCGGATGAAAACCGTATCTATCGTTTTCTGAAATCGTATTTTCCTGTAAGTGATCGGGTCGATGAAAAAGGTAATTTTTTCATACGAGAATCGGGAAAACGAAAATTATCGCGCCTGGGCGTGGTGGTGGGAATTCTGGCCGGTACGGATGTGGTCTTTGCTGTTGATTCCATACCGGCTGTGCTGGCCATTTCTCAGGACAAACTGGTCGTTTACACCTCGAATATTTTCGCCGTATTGGGATTGCGTTCTCTTTTCTTTTTGTTACAGGGTGCGGTAAATCGTTTCACCTATTTACAGCAGGGCGTATCGGTAATCCTGGTATTTATCGGTTTAAAGATGCTGGTGGGTTTATTGGATATTCATATCCCCACTTATGTTTCGCTTCTGGTGATTGTATTGTGTATCAGCATCAGCATAGGATTATCGATGCTGATTGCCAGACGACATAAGCAAATCTAA